In one Deltaproteobacteria bacterium genomic region, the following are encoded:
- a CDS encoding lamin tail domain-containing protein: MLAVALSACEREPLDVPCPAVAPGDLAISEVHEQYVEVFNATAEPVDLAGAAVVLQSIMGGDPDRILVRDRGVVVAPGGYAVLGRTDDAYVDYVYAVDFDDELYDNAQIRLEACGVEIDAVVVRGLPGDGSLAFDGARDPSAADNDDADPAATGSSWCVDTTGGLGSPGTRNPPCP, encoded by the coding sequence GTGCTGGCGGTCGCGCTGTCCGCCTGCGAGCGCGAGCCGCTGGACGTGCCGTGCCCCGCGGTCGCGCCCGGCGACCTCGCCATCTCGGAGGTCCACGAGCAGTACGTCGAGGTGTTCAACGCGACCGCCGAGCCGGTCGACCTGGCCGGCGCCGCCGTCGTGCTGCAGTCCATCATGGGAGGTGATCCGGATCGCATCCTCGTCCGCGACCGCGGCGTCGTCGTCGCGCCGGGCGGCTACGCCGTGCTGGGCCGCACCGACGACGCATACGTGGATTACGTGTACGCGGTCGACTTCGACGACGAGCTGTACGACAATGCCCAGATTCGCCTCGAAGCCTGTGGAGTAGAGATCGACGCGGTCGTCGTCCGGGGGCTGCCCGGCGACGGATCGCTCGCGTTCGACGGCGCGCGCGACCCGAGCGCCGCCGACAACGACGACGCCGACCCGGCGGCGACCGGCTCGTCCTGGTGCGTGGACACCACCGGCGGCCTCGGGTCGCCGGGGACCAGGAATCCGCCATGTCCATGA
- a CDS encoding peptidase M14 has protein sequence MGDLAQLSSGFRRRFLRYAELTEQVHRWADAFPDIVRVSSIGRSGAGRELWLVTIGREPDRVRPAVWIDGNMHASELCGSSVALAIAEDAIRLHAEPDGAVHGLAPHVADTLRDVLFYVLPRMSPDGAEEVLSTGRYVRSTPRDDRPDRNRPRWRRRDIDGDGLALLMRVRDDTGEFVESPDVPGLLVPRQLDDAGPFYKVYPEGIIEPFDGRTIPTPSYLSDNPIDLNRNFPYDWAPECDQAGAGAFPGSEPESRAVLEFTSARPHIFAWLNLHTFGGVAIRPLGSAPDAKMDQDDLALYRQVAEWTERYTGYPTVSGYEEFTYEPEKPLHGDLTEYAYHQRGCLAYVVELWDLFEQLGFPRTKRFVDRYTHLDRDHLEALARWDAKHNASRAFRPWRPAHHPQLGEVEVGGLDPRVGMWNPPYERIDEVCRGQAAAFLRVAALAPRLRVTARDVARLDDVVRRVDVTVANLGYLPTYVLSSARRLDWNEPLVAEVATDGCALVDPASARVDVGHLDGWGRGKHNAALFHMHSRGTTGRRTLSWAVRGAGVVTIRIGGCRTGWVTERVEVP, from the coding sequence ATGGGGGATCTCGCCCAGTTGTCCTCGGGATTCCGCCGCCGGTTCCTCCGCTACGCCGAACTCACCGAGCAGGTGCACCGCTGGGCCGACGCGTTTCCGGATATCGTCCGCGTGTCGTCGATCGGCCGGTCCGGCGCCGGGCGCGAACTGTGGCTGGTCACGATCGGGCGCGAGCCCGACCGCGTTCGCCCGGCCGTGTGGATCGACGGCAACATGCACGCGTCCGAGCTGTGCGGCTCGTCGGTGGCGCTCGCGATCGCCGAGGATGCGATCCGCCTGCACGCCGAACCGGATGGCGCGGTCCACGGCCTCGCGCCCCACGTCGCCGACACCCTGCGAGACGTGCTGTTCTACGTCCTGCCGCGCATGTCGCCGGACGGCGCGGAGGAGGTGCTGTCGACCGGGCGTTACGTCCGGTCGACCCCGCGCGACGACCGGCCCGATCGCAACCGCCCGCGCTGGCGGCGGCGCGACATCGACGGCGACGGCCTCGCGCTGCTGATGCGCGTGCGCGACGACACCGGCGAGTTCGTCGAGTCGCCCGACGTGCCGGGGCTGCTCGTCCCGCGCCAACTCGACGACGCCGGCCCGTTCTACAAGGTCTACCCGGAGGGCATCATCGAGCCGTTCGACGGCCGTACCATCCCGACGCCGTCGTACCTGTCGGACAACCCGATCGACCTCAATCGCAATTTCCCGTACGACTGGGCGCCGGAATGTGACCAGGCCGGGGCCGGCGCGTTCCCCGGAAGCGAGCCCGAGTCGCGCGCGGTGTTGGAGTTTACTTCCGCGCGGCCGCACATCTTCGCGTGGTTGAACCTACACACGTTTGGCGGCGTGGCGATCCGACCGCTGGGCAGCGCGCCGGACGCCAAGATGGACCAGGACGACCTCGCGCTCTACCGCCAGGTGGCCGAGTGGACCGAGCGCTACACCGGCTACCCGACGGTGAGCGGCTACGAGGAGTTCACCTACGAGCCGGAAAAGCCGCTCCACGGCGACCTCACCGAGTACGCCTACCACCAGCGGGGCTGCCTCGCCTACGTCGTCGAGTTGTGGGACCTGTTCGAACAGCTCGGCTTCCCTCGCACGAAGCGGTTCGTCGACCGCTACACGCACCTGGACCGCGACCACCTCGAGGCGCTCGCGCGGTGGGACGCCAAGCACAACGCGTCCCGCGCGTTCCGCCCGTGGCGGCCGGCGCACCATCCGCAACTCGGCGAGGTCGAGGTGGGCGGCCTCGACCCGCGGGTGGGCATGTGGAACCCGCCGTACGAACGCATCGACGAGGTCTGTCGCGGCCAGGCCGCCGCGTTCCTGCGCGTCGCGGCGCTCGCGCCGCGCCTGCGCGTCACGGCTCGGGACGTCGCCCGGCTCGACGACGTGGTGCGCCGCGTCGATGTCACCGTCGCAAACCTCGGCTACCTGCCGACGTACGTGTTGTCGTCGGCGCGCCGGCTCGACTGGAACGAACCGCTGGTCGCCGAGGTGGCCACCGACGGCTGCGCGCTCGTCGATCCGGCGTCGGCGCGGGTGGACGTCGGCCACCTCGACGGCTGGGGCCGAGGCAAGCACAACGCCGCCCTGTTTCACATGCACAGCCGGGGAACCACCGGCCGGCGCACCCTGTCGTGGGCGGTGCGCGGCGCCGGAGTCGTAACGATCCGCATCGGTGGCTGCCGGACCGGCTGGGTCACCGAGCGCGTGGAGGTCCCCTGA
- a CDS encoding lamin tail domain-containing protein, translated as MSRSSLCAVALSLAVAACGPAGDDDDDTGSCEGVFGPGDFVISEIQADLPGADEAKEWFEIYNATGLDMDLTGLTLVTSKNDLTGERTHVVTGGTAPAGGYFVFGGVLDEFRPSHVDYGYGDALGDLRNTNGRIALRCGATEIDSVVYDAVSEGASYTLDGAATPDYLANDDPANWCDGRSDYGIAGEFGTPGAANDTCSAATTCLDGGTARPIEPPGAGDLVITEVMPNPDAVGDADGEWFEVTVMADVDLNGLQVGRAVDSLETIDSPDCLRFGAGAHVLFARRADTAANGGLPEVDFTFGFSLTNSNGTLVVARGGVALDEIAWTSSPTGASLSLDPDHIDPADNDDEANWCAGQTAYGDGDLGTPGAANDLCALPGTCFDGGARRPVVTPQPGDLFITELMPDPAAVADAQGEWFEVYAARDVDLNGLEVAVNGAVKTTVTSADCVRATGSTFLVFARNADGATNGGLPRVDVVMSASLPNAPSTPATLSLGVDGTVIDQVSWTGAAVASGKARELRSVPPADASANDDADDDAAWCTATTPYGAGDLGTPGGLPDCN; from the coding sequence ATGAGCAGAAGTAGCTTGTGTGCGGTCGCGTTGTCGCTGGCGGTCGCGGCGTGTGGCCCGGCCGGAGACGACGACGACGATACCGGCTCCTGCGAGGGCGTGTTCGGCCCAGGCGATTTCGTCATCTCGGAGATCCAGGCCGATCTACCCGGCGCCGACGAGGCGAAGGAGTGGTTCGAGATCTACAACGCGACCGGGTTGGACATGGACCTCACCGGCCTGACCCTGGTGACGTCGAAAAACGATCTCACGGGCGAACGGACGCACGTGGTGACCGGCGGGACGGCGCCGGCCGGCGGCTATTTCGTGTTCGGCGGCGTGCTCGACGAGTTTCGCCCGAGCCATGTCGATTACGGCTACGGCGACGCGCTCGGTGACCTGCGCAACACCAACGGCCGGATCGCGCTGCGCTGCGGCGCCACGGAGATCGACAGCGTCGTGTACGACGCCGTCTCCGAGGGCGCATCCTACACACTCGACGGCGCGGCGACGCCGGACTACCTTGCCAACGACGATCCGGCCAACTGGTGCGACGGCCGGTCCGACTACGGAATCGCCGGCGAGTTCGGCACGCCGGGCGCGGCCAACGACACGTGCAGCGCGGCGACCACGTGCCTCGACGGCGGCACCGCGCGGCCAATCGAGCCGCCGGGCGCCGGCGACCTCGTGATCACGGAGGTGATGCCCAACCCGGACGCCGTGGGCGATGCGGACGGCGAGTGGTTCGAGGTCACGGTGATGGCGGACGTCGATCTCAACGGCCTCCAGGTCGGCCGCGCGGTCGACAGCCTCGAGACGATCGACAGCCCCGATTGCCTGCGGTTCGGCGCGGGAGCGCACGTGCTGTTCGCGCGCCGAGCCGACACCGCGGCAAACGGCGGCCTCCCGGAGGTCGACTTCACCTTCGGCTTCAGTCTGACCAACTCGAACGGCACCCTGGTGGTCGCACGCGGCGGCGTGGCGCTCGACGAGATCGCCTGGACGTCGTCGCCGACCGGCGCGTCGCTGTCCCTCGACCCGGACCACATCGACCCGGCGGACAACGACGACGAGGCCAACTGGTGCGCCGGCCAGACGGCGTACGGCGACGGCGACCTCGGCACGCCGGGCGCGGCGAACGACCTCTGTGCGTTGCCGGGCACGTGCTTCGACGGCGGTGCGCGCCGGCCCGTGGTCACTCCGCAACCGGGGGACTTGTTCATCACGGAGTTGATGCCCGACCCCGCGGCGGTCGCCGACGCGCAGGGCGAGTGGTTCGAGGTCTACGCGGCGCGCGACGTCGACCTCAACGGCCTCGAGGTCGCGGTCAACGGTGCGGTCAAGACCACCGTGACGAGCGCCGACTGCGTCCGCGCGACCGGTTCGACCTTCTTGGTGTTCGCGCGCAACGCGGACGGCGCGACGAACGGAGGCCTGCCGCGCGTCGATGTGGTGATGTCGGCGTCTCTGCCGAATGCGCCGTCGACGCCCGCGACCCTGTCGCTCGGCGTCGACGGAACGGTCATCGATCAGGTGTCGTGGACCGGCGCGGCGGTCGCCAGCGGCAAGGCACGCGAGCTGCGCAGCGTGCCCCCCGCCGATGCGAGCGCGAACGACGACGCCGACGACGACGCCGCGTGGTGTACCGCGACCACGCCGTATGGTGCCGGCGATCTCGGGACGCCGGGTGGCCTCCCCGACTGCAACTAG
- a CDS encoding thermonuclease, whose translation MANLHRVAAPLPGHRGRRNARIAPFAAGGVAMSLGRGTSPARQVIAMIDARTIGAVGAIAATAVACNAGAGPTFRATVTAVVDGDTVDLDTGDRLRYLMVDTPELSSGDCYAVEARQANADLVLGKEVAVDFDVVREDMFGRLLGYVTVGDIEVNTRLVDRGFACVLHIPPNGDDRLAEFQALEDAARAARRGMWGQCAEVTCDD comes from the coding sequence ATGGCGAATCTACATCGCGTCGCCGCGCCGCTTCCCGGTCACCGAGGCCGACGGAACGCGCGCATCGCGCCGTTCGCCGCCGGCGGGGTCGCGATGTCGCTCGGTCGGGGAACGTCACCGGCACGTCAGGTCATCGCGATGATCGACGCGCGCACGATCGGGGCAGTGGGCGCAATTGCGGCGACCGCCGTGGCGTGCAACGCCGGTGCCGGCCCGACGTTTCGCGCGACGGTCACCGCGGTCGTGGACGGCGACACGGTCGACCTCGATACCGGCGATCGGCTGCGCTACCTGATGGTCGACACGCCGGAGCTGTCGTCCGGCGACTGCTACGCGGTCGAGGCGCGCCAGGCCAACGCCGATCTCGTGTTGGGCAAGGAGGTCGCGGTCGACTTCGACGTCGTCCGGGAAGACATGTTCGGCCGGCTACTCGGCTATGTGACCGTCGGCGACATCGAAGTCAACACGCGGCTCGTCGACCGCGGGTTCGCGTGCGTGCTTCACATTCCCCCCAATGGCGACGACCGGTTGGCGGAGTTCCAGGCGCTCGAGGACGCCGCTCGTGCGGCCCGTCGCGGCATGTGGGGCCAGTGCGCGGAGGTGACGTGCGACGACTGA